One window from the genome of Pseudoliparis swirei isolate HS2019 ecotype Mariana Trench chromosome 24, NWPU_hadal_v1, whole genome shotgun sequence encodes:
- the LOC130190198 gene encoding ras-related protein Rab-33B-like isoform X1: protein MESSLEFSGSLGSGSSSLWSRCRTFKVLVIGDSAVGKTCLTHRLCAGDFPCRVEATIGVDFRERQLDIQGERITLQLWDTAGQERFRKSMVQHYYRNVHAVLFIYDVTRPASFGSLAAWIEECRQNSLGQEIPRFLVGNKSDLRDPGAADGQVSQEQAASFARAHGMACFETSAKNPASKCGDVRRGDGELLYRRDKVEDIVVALGARLKRQKKPAAAAITSTPHGSFKVTSKKKPEKELWTCC, encoded by the exons ATGGAGTCCTCCCTGGAGTTCTCCGGCTCGCTGGGCAGCGGGTCCTCCTCGCTGTGGAGCCGCTGCCGGACCTTCAAGGTGCTGGTGATCGGGGACTCTGCGGTGGGGAAGACGTGCCTCACGCACCGCCTCTGCGCCGGAGACTTCCCCTGCAGGGTGGAGGCCACCATCGGGGTGGACTTCCGAGAGCGACAGCTGGACATCCAGGGAGAGAGGATTACG ctgcagctgtgGGACACGGCGGGTCAGGAGCGTTTCCGTAAGTCCATGGTGCAGCACTACTACCGCAACGTGCACGCGGTGCTCTTCATCTACGACGTCACCCGGCCGGCCAGCTTCGGCAGCCTGGCGGCCTGGATCGAGGAGTGCAGGCAGAACTCCCTCGGCCAGGAGATCCCCAG gttCCTGGTGGGTAACAAGAGCGACCTCCGTGACCCCGGCGCCGCCGACGGCCAGGTGAGCCAGGAGCAGGCGGCGAGCTTCGCCAGAGCCCACGGCATGGCGTGTTTCGAGACGTCCGCCAAGAACCCGGCGAGCAAATGCGGGGACGTCCGGCGAGGCGATGGCGAGCTGCTGTACCGGCGGGACAAGGTGGAGGACATCGTGGTCGCTCTCGGCGCCAGACTGAAGAGGCAGAAGaaaccggcggcggcggccatcaCCTCGACCCCACACGGGTCCTTCAAGGTCACGAGTAAGAAGAAACCGGAGAAGGAGCTGTGGACCTGCTGCTga
- the LOC130190198 gene encoding ras-related protein Rab-33B-like isoform X2 translates to MESSLEFSGSLGSGSSSLWSRCRTFKVLVIGDSAVGKTCLTHRLCAGDFPCRVEATIGVDFRERQLDIQGERITLWDTAGQERFRKSMVQHYYRNVHAVLFIYDVTRPASFGSLAAWIEECRQNSLGQEIPRFLVGNKSDLRDPGAADGQVSQEQAASFARAHGMACFETSAKNPASKCGDVRRGDGELLYRRDKVEDIVVALGARLKRQKKPAAAAITSTPHGSFKVTSKKKPEKELWTCC, encoded by the exons ATGGAGTCCTCCCTGGAGTTCTCCGGCTCGCTGGGCAGCGGGTCCTCCTCGCTGTGGAGCCGCTGCCGGACCTTCAAGGTGCTGGTGATCGGGGACTCTGCGGTGGGGAAGACGTGCCTCACGCACCGCCTCTGCGCCGGAGACTTCCCCTGCAGGGTGGAGGCCACCATCGGGGTGGACTTCCGAGAGCGACAGCTGGACATCCAGGGAGAGAGGATTACG ctgtgGGACACGGCGGGTCAGGAGCGTTTCCGTAAGTCCATGGTGCAGCACTACTACCGCAACGTGCACGCGGTGCTCTTCATCTACGACGTCACCCGGCCGGCCAGCTTCGGCAGCCTGGCGGCCTGGATCGAGGAGTGCAGGCAGAACTCCCTCGGCCAGGAGATCCCCAG gttCCTGGTGGGTAACAAGAGCGACCTCCGTGACCCCGGCGCCGCCGACGGCCAGGTGAGCCAGGAGCAGGCGGCGAGCTTCGCCAGAGCCCACGGCATGGCGTGTTTCGAGACGTCCGCCAAGAACCCGGCGAGCAAATGCGGGGACGTCCGGCGAGGCGATGGCGAGCTGCTGTACCGGCGGGACAAGGTGGAGGACATCGTGGTCGCTCTCGGCGCCAGACTGAAGAGGCAGAAGaaaccggcggcggcggccatcaCCTCGACCCCACACGGGTCCTTCAAGGTCACGAGTAAGAAGAAACCGGAGAAGGAGCTGTGGACCTGCTGCTga
- the naa15b gene encoding N-alpha-acetyltransferase 15, NatA auxiliary subunit b isoform X1, with translation MCGGRGGNELRTAAMPTVTLPPKENALFKRILRCYEHKQYRNGLKFCKQILSNPKFAEHGETLAMKGLTLNCLGKKEEAYDLVRRGLRNDLKSHVCWHVYGLLQRSDKKYDEAIKCYRNALKWDKDNLQILRDLSLLQIQMRDLEGYRETRYQLLQLRPAQRASWIGYAIAYHLLEDYEMAAKIIEEFRKTQQTSPDKVDYEYSELLLYQNQVLREAGLYKEALEHLSSYEKQICDKLAVEETRGELLLKLERLDEATEVYRRLQERNPENWSYYRGLENAQKPGGVEERQKIYEDAWEKFPKGLVPRRLPLNFLSGEKFRECLDRYLRLNLSKGCPPVFTTLKSLYSNKEKVSIIEELVVSYETTLKSCRMFNRNDDGKEEPPTTLLWVQYFLAQHYNVIDQQTLALEYINAAIESTPTLIELFLIKAKIYKHAGNIKEAAQWMDEAQALDTADRFINSKCAKYMLKSGMVKEAEEMCSKFTREGASAVENLNEMQCMWFQTECALAYKSMNRFGDALKKCHEIERHFVEITDDQFDFHTYCMRKMTLRSYVDLLKLEDVLRMHPFYYKTAVCAIQIYLSLHDNPLTDDSKELQAETANFSDKELKKLRNKQRRAQKKAQLEEEKKIAEKEKQLKNQKKKKEDDDEEIGGPKEELIPDKLVKVEYPLEEAVKFLIPLKHLVKDKIDTHLLAFEIYFRKEKYLLMLQSVKRALAIAPGHPWLHQCLVRFFKGVSESTELPVVVRTVLKQEITRLFGDSNAMSFNQAYLTKHSNSIPHRLAAAKMMVHLDSSTETKAAALASALDESLNNRSIQICTEVLECLRGAVLGDCKELAESYRAECRQLYPYTLAFTPPGYEENAKIANGDVSTETEELANEM, from the exons ATGTGCGGAGGTCGAGGGGGAAACGAGCTGCGAACCGCAGCGATGCCGACCGTCACTTTGCCGCCGAAAGAGAACGCTCTCTTCAAGAGGATCCTG CGATGTTACGAACACAAGCAGTACAGAAACGGGCTGAAGTTCTGCAAACAGATTCTCTCCAACCCCAAGTTTGCAGAGCATGGAG agaCCCTGGCCATGAAGGGATTGACCCTGAACTGTCtggggaagaaggaagaggcCTACGACCTGGTGAGGAGAGGCCTGCGCAATGACCTCAAGAGCCACGTCT GCTGGCACGTGTACGGCCTCCTGCAGCGCTCCGACAAGAAGTACGACGAGGCCATCAAGTGTTACCGCAACGCTCTGAAGTGGGACAAGGACAACCTGCAGATCCTCCGAGACCTGTCGCTGCTGCAGATCCAGATGCGGGACCTGGAGGGCTACAGG GAGACGCGCtaccagctgctgcagctgcgcCCCGCACAGCGGGCCTCCTGGATCGGCTACGCCATCGCCTACCACCTCCTGGAAGACTACGAGATGGCCGCCAAGATCATCGAAGAGTTCCGGAAAACACAACAG ACGTCTCCAGACAAAGTGGACTACGAGTACAGCGAGCTGCTGCTGTACCAGAACCAGGTGCTGAGGGAAGCGGGCCTGTACAAGGAGGCTCTGGAGCATCTGTCCAGCTACGAGAAGCAGATCTGTGACAAGCTGGCTGTGGAGGAGACTCGAG GAGAGCTGCTGCTGAAGTTGGAGCGTCTGGACGAAGCCACAGAGGTCTACCGCCGGCTGCAGGAGAGGAACCCAGAGAACTGGTCCTATTACCGCGGCTTGGAAAATGCCCAAAAGCCAG gCGGCGTAGAAGAGAGACAAAAGATCTATGAAGACGCCTGGGAGAAGTTCCCTAAAGGACTGGTTCCTCGCCGACTGCCCCTCAACTTCCTCTCCG GCGAGAAGTTCCGAGAGTGCCTGGACCGGTATCTGCGGTTGAACTTAAGCAAAGGCTGTCCGCCGGTCTTCACCACGCTAAAATCACTGTACAGCAACAAAGAAAAG GTGTCAATCATAGAAGAGTTGGTCGTCAGCTATGAAACCACTTTGAAAAGCTGCCGAATGTTCAACCGGAACG ATGACGGCAAGGAGGAGCCGCCCACCACGCTGCTGTGGGTGCAGTACTTCCTGGCGCAGCACTACAACGTTATCGACCAACAGACACTGGCTCTGGAATACATCAACGCGGCCATCGAGAGCACGCCGACGCTCATCGAGCTGTTCCTCATAAAGGCGAAGATTTACAAG CACGCCGGCAACATCAAAGAGGCGGCGCAGTGGATGGACGAGGCCCAGGCTCTGGACACCGCCGACCGGTTCATCAATTCCAAGTGTGCCAAGTACATGCTGAAGTCCGGCATGGTCAAAGAGGCCGAGGAGATGTGCTCCAAGTTCACCAGG GAGGGGGCGTCGGCCGTGGAGAACCTCAACGAGATGCAGTGCATGTGGTTCCAGACGGAGTGCGCGCTCGCCTACAAGTCCATGAACCGGTTCGGAGACGCCCTGAAGAAGTGCCACGAGATCGAGAGG cattTTGTGGAGATCACAGACGACCAGTTTGACTTCCACACGTACTGCATGAGGAAGATGACGCTGCGCTCCTACGTGGACCTGCTGAAGCTGGAGGACGTGCTCCGCATGCACCCCTTCTACTACAAGACGGCCGTCTGCGCCATCCAGATCTACCTGAGTCTCCATGACAACCCGCTGACCGACGACAGCAAGGAGCTGCAGGCGGAGACCG ccaaCTTCTCGGACAAAGAGCTGAAGAAGCTGAGGAACAAGCAGCGGAGGGCCCAGAAGAAggcccagctggaggaggagaagaagatcgcggagaaggagaagcagctcaagaaccagaagaagaagaaggaggacgacgacgaggagATCGGAGGACCCAAGGAGGAGCTGATTCCTGACAAGCTCGTCAAG GTCGAGTATCCTCTGGAAGAAGCCGTGAAGTTCCTGATTCCTCTCAAACATCTGGTGAAGGACAAAATCGACACGCACCTCCTGGCCTTCGAGATATACTTCAGAAAAG agaaatACCTGTTGATGCTCCAGTCCGTGAAGAGGGCGTTGGCCATCGCCCCCGGCCACCCGTGGCTCCACCAGTGTCTAGTCCGCTTCTTTAAAGGAG TCTCCGAGAGCACGGAGCTGCCCGTGGTGGTCCGGACGGTCCTGAAGCAGGAGATCACCCGGCTGTTCGGAGACAGCAATGCCATGAGCTTCAACCAGGCCTACCTCACTAAGCACTCGAACTCCATACCACACCGACTGGCCG ctGCGAAGATGATGGTGCATCTGGACTCATCGACGGAGACGAAGGCCGCGGCGCTCGCCAGCGCTCTCGACGAGTCCCTGAACAACAGAAGCATACAG ATCTGCACGGAGGTCCTGGAGTGTCTCCGGGGCGCCGTGCTGGGCGACTGCAAGGAGCTCGCCGAGTCGTACCGCGCCGAGTGCCGCCAGCTGTACCCGTACACGCTGGCGTTCACGCCCCCGGGCTACGAGGAGAACGCCAAGATCGCCAACGGAGACGTGTCCACGGAGACGGAGGAGCTAGCCAATGAGATGTGA
- the LOC130190549 gene encoding brain acid soluble protein 1-like isoform X2 — translation MFCRRALQRVRPLARRAFPPGARHAPGRHMSFGVPSSSSNLAYVVLGGGGLTAAVVYAYKTVRGDSEPHEDRLASMAPADEASEVAAPEADPVVVEQVEEAAPAPEVVAESAPAVAEPEAEAVAEPVVESEAAEVEAAPAAEVEAVPVSEEEVVVVSEAPAEAPESMPDRLLALKLLAGSPVEMAAASVGDTSLGRAVADGKSLDFTPEAVEPEGLEATTKMAAEEEEASAPKEEKVVEEEASAPEEEVEELVVEEASPQPAAASSGSDLQVLAAAGPEAEAPSSAAAVEVEVEVEVVAPPAASGVQCAGEEVVDIIKEVEELVEGQTSEALVAVAAQS, via the exons ATGTTCTGCAGACGGGCTTTGCAGCGAGTCCGGCCGCTGGCACGGAGGGCGTTCCCCCCCGGGGCCAGGCATG CCCCCGGGCGCCACATGTCCTTCGGGGTCCCGAGTAGCTCCAGCAACCTGGCATACGTGGTCCtgggtggaggaggcctcactgCTGCAGTGgtttat GCCTACAAGACGGTGCGCGGGGACAGCGAGCCCCACGAGGACCGACTCGCCAGCATGGCCCCGGCAGACGAGG CCTCAGAAGTAGCGGCTCCTGAAGCCGACccggtggtggtggagcaggtggaggaggcggcGCCGGCCCCCGAGGTCGTCGCCGAGTCGGCCCCCGCCGTTGCGGAACCTGAAGCCGAGGCCGTCGCGGAACCCGTTGTCGAGTCTGAGGCTGCAGAGGTGGAGGCCGCTCCGGCTGCAGAGGTAGAGGCCGTTCCAGtctcggaggaggaggtcgtcgtCGTCTCAGAGGCTCCTGCAGAGGCCCCTG AGTCGATGCCAGATCGGCTCTTGGCCCTGAAGCTCTTGGCCGGCTCTCCAGTTGAGATGGCGGCGGCTTCTGTTGGGGACACGAGTCTGGGGAGAGCTGTGGCCGATGGGAAAAGTTTGGACTTCACGCCGGAGGCGGTGGAGCCAGAAGGTCTGGAAGCGACCACAAAGATGGcggctgaagaagaagaggcctcTGCCCCAAAGGAGGAGAAGGTTGTAGAAGAAGAGGCCTCTGccccagaggaggaggtggaggagctggtaGTAGAAGAGGCCTCGCCTCAGCCGGCGGCCGCCTCCTCCGGGTCGGACCTACAGGTCCTGGCAGCCGCTGGACCAGAAGCTGAAGCTccatcatcagcagcagcagtggaggtggaggtggaggtggaggtggtggcgCCACCTGCTGCTTCGGGAGTGCAGTGCGCCGGAGAGGAAGTTGTGGATATAataaaggaggtggaggagctggtggagggaCAAA CCTCAGAGGCTCTGGTGGCGGTGGCGGCCCAGTCGTGA
- the LOC130190549 gene encoding brain acid soluble protein 1-like isoform X1 translates to MFCRRALQRVRPLARRAFPPGARHAPGRHMSFGVPSSSSNLAYVVLGGGGLTAAVVYAYKTVRGDSEPHEDRLASMAPADEASEVAAPEADPVVVEQVEEAAPAPEVVAESAPAVAEPEAEAVAEPVVESEAAEVEAAPAAEVEAVPVSEEEVVVVSEAPAEAPESMPDRLLALKLLAGSPVEMAAASVGDTSLGRAVADGKSLDFTPEAVEPEGLEATTKMAAEEEEASAPKEEKVVEEEASAPEEEVEELVVEEASPQPAAASSGSDLQVLAAAGPEAEAPSSAAAVEVEVEVEVVAPPAASGVQCAGEEVVDIIKEVEELVEGQKPAVSIWTVKSCSVM, encoded by the exons ATGTTCTGCAGACGGGCTTTGCAGCGAGTCCGGCCGCTGGCACGGAGGGCGTTCCCCCCCGGGGCCAGGCATG CCCCCGGGCGCCACATGTCCTTCGGGGTCCCGAGTAGCTCCAGCAACCTGGCATACGTGGTCCtgggtggaggaggcctcactgCTGCAGTGgtttat GCCTACAAGACGGTGCGCGGGGACAGCGAGCCCCACGAGGACCGACTCGCCAGCATGGCCCCGGCAGACGAGG CCTCAGAAGTAGCGGCTCCTGAAGCCGACccggtggtggtggagcaggtggaggaggcggcGCCGGCCCCCGAGGTCGTCGCCGAGTCGGCCCCCGCCGTTGCGGAACCTGAAGCCGAGGCCGTCGCGGAACCCGTTGTCGAGTCTGAGGCTGCAGAGGTGGAGGCCGCTCCGGCTGCAGAGGTAGAGGCCGTTCCAGtctcggaggaggaggtcgtcgtCGTCTCAGAGGCTCCTGCAGAGGCCCCTG AGTCGATGCCAGATCGGCTCTTGGCCCTGAAGCTCTTGGCCGGCTCTCCAGTTGAGATGGCGGCGGCTTCTGTTGGGGACACGAGTCTGGGGAGAGCTGTGGCCGATGGGAAAAGTTTGGACTTCACGCCGGAGGCGGTGGAGCCAGAAGGTCTGGAAGCGACCACAAAGATGGcggctgaagaagaagaggcctcTGCCCCAAAGGAGGAGAAGGTTGTAGAAGAAGAGGCCTCTGccccagaggaggaggtggaggagctggtaGTAGAAGAGGCCTCGCCTCAGCCGGCGGCCGCCTCCTCCGGGTCGGACCTACAGGTCCTGGCAGCCGCTGGACCAGAAGCTGAAGCTccatcatcagcagcagcagtggaggtggaggtggaggtggaggtggtggcgCCACCTGCTGCTTCGGGAGTGCAGTGCGCCGGAGAGGAAGTTGTGGATATAataaaggaggtggaggagctggtggagggaCAAA AGCCAGCGGTGTCTATCTGGACAGTAAAAAGCTGCTCAGTGATGTAA
- the naa15b gene encoding N-alpha-acetyltransferase 15, NatA auxiliary subunit b isoform X2, producing MKGLTLNCLGKKEEAYDLVRRGLRNDLKSHVCWHVYGLLQRSDKKYDEAIKCYRNALKWDKDNLQILRDLSLLQIQMRDLEGYRETRYQLLQLRPAQRASWIGYAIAYHLLEDYEMAAKIIEEFRKTQQTSPDKVDYEYSELLLYQNQVLREAGLYKEALEHLSSYEKQICDKLAVEETRGELLLKLERLDEATEVYRRLQERNPENWSYYRGLENAQKPGGVEERQKIYEDAWEKFPKGLVPRRLPLNFLSGEKFRECLDRYLRLNLSKGCPPVFTTLKSLYSNKEKVSIIEELVVSYETTLKSCRMFNRNDDGKEEPPTTLLWVQYFLAQHYNVIDQQTLALEYINAAIESTPTLIELFLIKAKIYKHAGNIKEAAQWMDEAQALDTADRFINSKCAKYMLKSGMVKEAEEMCSKFTREGASAVENLNEMQCMWFQTECALAYKSMNRFGDALKKCHEIERHFVEITDDQFDFHTYCMRKMTLRSYVDLLKLEDVLRMHPFYYKTAVCAIQIYLSLHDNPLTDDSKELQAETANFSDKELKKLRNKQRRAQKKAQLEEEKKIAEKEKQLKNQKKKKEDDDEEIGGPKEELIPDKLVKVEYPLEEAVKFLIPLKHLVKDKIDTHLLAFEIYFRKEKYLLMLQSVKRALAIAPGHPWLHQCLVRFFKGVSESTELPVVVRTVLKQEITRLFGDSNAMSFNQAYLTKHSNSIPHRLAAAKMMVHLDSSTETKAAALASALDESLNNRSIQICTEVLECLRGAVLGDCKELAESYRAECRQLYPYTLAFTPPGYEENAKIANGDVSTETEELANEM from the exons ATGAAGGGATTGACCCTGAACTGTCtggggaagaaggaagaggcCTACGACCTGGTGAGGAGAGGCCTGCGCAATGACCTCAAGAGCCACGTCT GCTGGCACGTGTACGGCCTCCTGCAGCGCTCCGACAAGAAGTACGACGAGGCCATCAAGTGTTACCGCAACGCTCTGAAGTGGGACAAGGACAACCTGCAGATCCTCCGAGACCTGTCGCTGCTGCAGATCCAGATGCGGGACCTGGAGGGCTACAGG GAGACGCGCtaccagctgctgcagctgcgcCCCGCACAGCGGGCCTCCTGGATCGGCTACGCCATCGCCTACCACCTCCTGGAAGACTACGAGATGGCCGCCAAGATCATCGAAGAGTTCCGGAAAACACAACAG ACGTCTCCAGACAAAGTGGACTACGAGTACAGCGAGCTGCTGCTGTACCAGAACCAGGTGCTGAGGGAAGCGGGCCTGTACAAGGAGGCTCTGGAGCATCTGTCCAGCTACGAGAAGCAGATCTGTGACAAGCTGGCTGTGGAGGAGACTCGAG GAGAGCTGCTGCTGAAGTTGGAGCGTCTGGACGAAGCCACAGAGGTCTACCGCCGGCTGCAGGAGAGGAACCCAGAGAACTGGTCCTATTACCGCGGCTTGGAAAATGCCCAAAAGCCAG gCGGCGTAGAAGAGAGACAAAAGATCTATGAAGACGCCTGGGAGAAGTTCCCTAAAGGACTGGTTCCTCGCCGACTGCCCCTCAACTTCCTCTCCG GCGAGAAGTTCCGAGAGTGCCTGGACCGGTATCTGCGGTTGAACTTAAGCAAAGGCTGTCCGCCGGTCTTCACCACGCTAAAATCACTGTACAGCAACAAAGAAAAG GTGTCAATCATAGAAGAGTTGGTCGTCAGCTATGAAACCACTTTGAAAAGCTGCCGAATGTTCAACCGGAACG ATGACGGCAAGGAGGAGCCGCCCACCACGCTGCTGTGGGTGCAGTACTTCCTGGCGCAGCACTACAACGTTATCGACCAACAGACACTGGCTCTGGAATACATCAACGCGGCCATCGAGAGCACGCCGACGCTCATCGAGCTGTTCCTCATAAAGGCGAAGATTTACAAG CACGCCGGCAACATCAAAGAGGCGGCGCAGTGGATGGACGAGGCCCAGGCTCTGGACACCGCCGACCGGTTCATCAATTCCAAGTGTGCCAAGTACATGCTGAAGTCCGGCATGGTCAAAGAGGCCGAGGAGATGTGCTCCAAGTTCACCAGG GAGGGGGCGTCGGCCGTGGAGAACCTCAACGAGATGCAGTGCATGTGGTTCCAGACGGAGTGCGCGCTCGCCTACAAGTCCATGAACCGGTTCGGAGACGCCCTGAAGAAGTGCCACGAGATCGAGAGG cattTTGTGGAGATCACAGACGACCAGTTTGACTTCCACACGTACTGCATGAGGAAGATGACGCTGCGCTCCTACGTGGACCTGCTGAAGCTGGAGGACGTGCTCCGCATGCACCCCTTCTACTACAAGACGGCCGTCTGCGCCATCCAGATCTACCTGAGTCTCCATGACAACCCGCTGACCGACGACAGCAAGGAGCTGCAGGCGGAGACCG ccaaCTTCTCGGACAAAGAGCTGAAGAAGCTGAGGAACAAGCAGCGGAGGGCCCAGAAGAAggcccagctggaggaggagaagaagatcgcggagaaggagaagcagctcaagaaccagaagaagaagaaggaggacgacgacgaggagATCGGAGGACCCAAGGAGGAGCTGATTCCTGACAAGCTCGTCAAG GTCGAGTATCCTCTGGAAGAAGCCGTGAAGTTCCTGATTCCTCTCAAACATCTGGTGAAGGACAAAATCGACACGCACCTCCTGGCCTTCGAGATATACTTCAGAAAAG agaaatACCTGTTGATGCTCCAGTCCGTGAAGAGGGCGTTGGCCATCGCCCCCGGCCACCCGTGGCTCCACCAGTGTCTAGTCCGCTTCTTTAAAGGAG TCTCCGAGAGCACGGAGCTGCCCGTGGTGGTCCGGACGGTCCTGAAGCAGGAGATCACCCGGCTGTTCGGAGACAGCAATGCCATGAGCTTCAACCAGGCCTACCTCACTAAGCACTCGAACTCCATACCACACCGACTGGCCG ctGCGAAGATGATGGTGCATCTGGACTCATCGACGGAGACGAAGGCCGCGGCGCTCGCCAGCGCTCTCGACGAGTCCCTGAACAACAGAAGCATACAG ATCTGCACGGAGGTCCTGGAGTGTCTCCGGGGCGCCGTGCTGGGCGACTGCAAGGAGCTCGCCGAGTCGTACCGCGCCGAGTGCCGCCAGCTGTACCCGTACACGCTGGCGTTCACGCCCCCGGGCTACGAGGAGAACGCCAAGATCGCCAACGGAGACGTGTCCACGGAGACGGAGGAGCTAGCCAATGAGATGTGA